The Trichosurus vulpecula isolate mTriVul1 chromosome 3, mTriVul1.pri, whole genome shotgun sequence genome includes a window with the following:
- the SLC66A3 gene encoding solute carrier family 66 member 3, producing MEAGLLFQFCNWSTLVVCMVIKFPQIFALLSAKSSQGVSLKSLLLELVGFLVFLRYQSYYSYPLLTYLEYPILIAQDVVLLLCIFHYNGSMKQAIPYVVIFLGGWYLLTLQKWIIDLAMNLCTFISAASKFAQLQYLWEVKDSGAVSALTWSMSAYTCATRVITTLMTTQDLMVLVRFLIMLALNIWVTATVLRYRKKTTKDE from the exons ATGGAGGCGGGGCTGCTCTTCCAATTCTGCAACTGGAGCACGCTGGTGGTGTGCATGGTCATCAAGTTCCCGCAGATCTTCGCCCTGCTTTCCGCTAAGAGCTCGCAGGGTGTCAGCCTGAAAAGTTTGCTCCTGGAGCTGGTTGG ATTCCTTGTGTTTTTACGGTACCAGAGTTATTACAGCTACCCTCTGCTGACCTACCTGGAGTACCCAATCCTCATTGCACAAG ATGTTGTCCTCTTGCTATGTATTTTTCACTATAATGGAAGCATGAAGCAGGCCATCCCATATGTTGTCAT ATTTCTGGGTGGATGGTACCTCTTGACTCTTCAAAAGTGGATAATAGACCTGGCAATG AATTTGTGCACCTTCATTAGCGCTGCCAGCAAGTTTGCCCAGCTCCAATACTTGTGGGAGGTGAAGGATTCTGGTGCAGTGAGTGCCCTGACCTGGAGCATGTCTGCATATACTTGTGCAA CAAGAGTAATAACAACTTTAATGACCACACAGGATCTTATGG TTCTTGTCCGTTTCCTGATCATGCTGGCTTTAAACATATGGGTAACAGCTACAGTACTTCGCTATAGGAAAAAAACTACAAAGGATGAATAA